One part of the Algibacter sp. L1A34 genome encodes these proteins:
- a CDS encoding FAD:protein FMN transferase, with amino-acid sequence MNKLKFVILCLMFAACKQSASSKEIINPENTRIEGSVFGTFYQVTCGTDVNYEKQLDSLFFVINKSMSTYIPDSDISKLNRNESIDIDNHFKTVFENSEAIYKATNGAFDPTIGAVVNAWDFGPEGKIIDLDSLKINNLMQSVGLNKVKLVNSKIIKPKGTFLDFNAIAKGYGVDVVGRFLESKNVKNYLINIGGELRARGSNKASGKVWTVGVENPNFNGTQSINKVLFLKDKSMATSGTYRKFKVDENGNRYAHIIDTKTGYPSKTNLLSISVIADNCMTADAYATAFKAMGIEKVKVFLEGHSELKVFLIFENDEKEFETLTFNGFGE; translated from the coding sequence ATGAATAAGCTTAAATTTGTGATATTATGCTTGATGTTTGCTGCATGCAAGCAATCAGCTTCAAGTAAAGAAATAATTAATCCTGAAAATACACGAATCGAAGGTTCTGTTTTTGGAACCTTTTATCAAGTTACTTGCGGTACAGATGTGAATTATGAAAAACAGCTCGATAGTTTGTTTTTTGTAATTAATAAGTCGATGTCAACGTATATTCCTGATTCTGATATTTCGAAATTAAACAGAAATGAATCTATTGATATTGATAACCATTTTAAAACCGTTTTCGAAAATTCTGAAGCTATTTACAAAGCTACCAATGGTGCTTTCGATCCTACAATAGGAGCCGTAGTTAACGCATGGGATTTTGGCCCGGAAGGAAAAATAATTGACTTAGATAGCCTTAAGATTAACAATTTAATGCAATCCGTAGGTTTAAATAAAGTTAAATTGGTTAATTCTAAAATTATAAAACCAAAAGGAACGTTTTTGGATTTTAACGCTATCGCAAAAGGTTATGGGGTTGATGTTGTAGGTAGATTTTTGGAAAGTAAAAACGTTAAAAACTATTTAATAAATATAGGAGGAGAACTACGTGCAAGAGGTTCTAATAAAGCCAGTGGAAAGGTTTGGACAGTAGGTGTAGAGAACCCAAATTTTAATGGAACGCAATCTATAAATAAAGTGCTTTTTCTTAAGGATAAGTCCATGGCAACATCAGGAACATATCGAAAATTTAAGGTTGACGAAAATGGAAATCGCTATGCACATATTATCGATACTAAAACAGGTTATCCTAGTAAAACTAACTTATTAAGCATTTCTGTAATTGCTGATAATTGTATGACGGCAGATGCTTACGCGACTGCTTTTAAGGCTATGGGAATAGAAAAAGTAAAAGTCTTTTTAGAAGGTCATTCAGAATTAAAAGTCTTCTTGATTTTTGAAAATGATGAAAAGGAGTTTGAAACTTTAACTTTTAATGGTTTTGGTGAGTAA